A stretch of Candidatus Nealsonbacteria bacterium DNA encodes these proteins:
- the rny gene encoding ribonuclease Y: MNQLEVIFIITGSLIIGAILGYYARQSIAQKQVGTIEAKLQKKILKAREVSEEILSTAKEKAREISQTLKKEEDERRSETLRLEKILFKRENILDKRISDLELEQKNFQEKVARLKEIKESLEGLKQECLNNLERIAELSKEEAKKELFENLEKEYRSEILEKIKKIEKEDLEKFERKAKEILTTAIQKCTISQTQEITTTSLPLPSEDIKGKIIGKEGRNIRTLEKLTGVEVIIDETPQTLIISGFDPIRRQIAKISLEKLIRDGRIQPARIEEKVEEAKKEITSQIKEAGETVVYELGLIGFDLKLIQLLGRLKFRTSYGQSVLLHSLEVAYLASALASEIGANSLICKKAGLLHDIGKALDHQIEGSHTEIGIKVLEKFGVEKEVIWAMKSHHEEHPYENLEAVLVQVADQISGARPGARRDNFENYLKRLTDLENIATSFNGVEKAWALQAGREIRVFVKPEEIDDLTAKKLAREIAGRIQEELKYPGEIKVNVIREMRVIEYAK, encoded by the coding sequence ATGAATCAACTAGAGGTTATATTTATAATAACGGGCTCTTTGATTATAGGAGCAATTTTGGGCTATTATGCTCGCCAATCAATTGCCCAAAAACAGGTTGGCACCATAGAAGCAAAACTTCAAAAGAAAATTTTAAAAGCCAGAGAAGTATCTGAAGAAATTTTATCAACTGCCAAAGAAAAAGCCAGAGAAATCAGCCAAACCCTTAAAAAAGAGGAAGACGAGCGAAGAAGCGAGACTTTAAGGTTAGAAAAAATTTTATTTAAAAGAGAAAACATTTTAGATAAGAGAATTTCCGACCTTGAATTGGAACAAAAAAATTTTCAAGAAAAAGTGGCTCGGCTTAAAGAGATAAAAGAAAGTCTTGAGGGACTAAAACAAGAATGTTTGAATAATTTGGAAAGAATTGCCGAATTATCAAAAGAAGAAGCAAAAAAAGAGCTTTTTGAAAATTTGGAAAAAGAATATCGGTCGGAAATTTTAGAAAAAATAAAAAAAATAGAAAAAGAGGATTTGGAAAAATTTGAAAGGAAAGCAAAAGAAATATTAACCACGGCTATTCAAAAATGCACCATTTCCCAAACGCAGGAAATTACAACCACGTCCCTGCCCCTGCCTTCGGAAGATATTAAGGGTAAAATTATTGGAAAAGAAGGCCGCAACATCAGAACTTTGGAGAAATTGACCGGAGTTGAAGTAATTATTGATGAAACACCTCAGACCCTGATTATTTCCGGATTTGACCCCATTCGCCGCCAAATTGCCAAGATATCTTTGGAAAAACTAATTCGGGATGGCAGAATTCAACCGGCCAGAATTGAAGAAAAAGTTGAAGAGGCAAAAAAAGAAATTACCTCTCAAATTAAAGAAGCCGGAGAAACAGTTGTCTACGAACTTGGCTTAATTGGTTTTGATTTAAAGCTAATTCAATTATTGGGTAGATTAAAATTTAGAACCAGTTATGGTCAAAGTGTTCTTTTACATTCTTTGGAAGTGGCTTATTTGGCATCAGCCCTGGCAAGCGAAATCGGAGCCAATTCTTTAATTTGTAAAAAAGCCGGGCTTTTACACGACATTGGCAAAGCCCTTGACCATCAAATAGAGGGCTCTCATACCGAGATTGGAATTAAAGTTCTGGAAAAATTTGGAGTAGAAAAAGAGGTTATTTGGGCAATGAAATCTCATCATGAAGAACATCCTTACGAAAACTTGGAAGCGGTTTTGGTTCAAGTGGCTGATCAAATTTCCGGAGCCAGGCCCGGGGCAAGAAGAGACAATTTTGAGAATTATTTAAAACGACTGACTGACTTGGAAAACATTGCCACTTCTTTTAACGGAGTGGAAAAGGCCTGGGCTTTACAGGCCGGCCGGGAAATAAGGGTCTTTGTCAAACCAGAAGAGATTGACGATTTAACGGCTAAAAAATTAGCCCGAGAAATTGCCGGCAGAATTCAAGAAGAATTAAAATATCCCGGTGAAATAAAAGTTAATGTTATCAGGGAAATGAGAGTGATAGAATATGCGAAGTGA
- a CDS encoding HAMP domain-containing histidine kinase, producing the protein MNLKTIFYQLNIFAQARKHNLPLWQFPQFIFLLMGIIIIISMLFTYLIARELIVDPLVITLIVFFVTAILFILSYIITWNFEKLAEISRMKSEFIEIVSHQLKTPLVGLNWAIEFLASGDSSQTKTEREEYFKILKENSDRMTKLISDLLTTSKIEMKRLSFDKTEFFLEDLIKNLISRLDTQIKKENIEIKLQLQNNLPKIFTDSLQLKLVIENLLDNAFRYLQPNPTGSNNQKNSGGKIEISLEKSNNKIFFQIKDNGTGIPKEDQKYIFQKFSEKAIIKFFFK; encoded by the coding sequence ATGAATCTTAAAACTATTTTTTATCAATTAAACATTTTCGCTCAGGCCAGAAAACATAATCTGCCGCTTTGGCAATTCCCTCAATTTATTTTTTTGCTAATGGGAATAATTATTATTATTTCAATGCTCTTTACTTATTTAATAGCCAGAGAGCTTATTGTTGACCCACTGGTTATTACTTTGATTGTTTTTTTCGTTACCGCTATTTTATTTATTCTCAGCTATATTATCACCTGGAATTTTGAAAAATTAGCCGAGATTTCAAGAATGAAATCAGAATTTATTGAAATAGTTTCTCATCAACTAAAAACCCCTCTTGTTGGTTTAAATTGGGCAATTGAGTTTTTAGCTTCCGGAGATTCAAGTCAAACTAAAACCGAAAGAGAAGAATATTTTAAAATTTTGAAAGAAAACAGCGATAGAATGACAAAATTAATTTCCGACCTACTGACAACCTCAAAAATTGAAATGAAAAGACTTTCCTTTGATAAAACCGAATTTTTTTTAGAAGATTTAATTAAGAATCTAATTTCAAGACTTGACACTCAAATTAAAAAAGAAAACATTGAAATAAAACTTCAACTTCAAAATAATCTACCTAAAATCTTTACCGACTCCCTTCAGCTTAAATTAGTAATTGAAAACTTATTAGATAATGCTTTTCGTTATCTTCAACCAAATCCAACCGGCTCTAATAACCAGAAAAACTCCGGCGGGAAAATTGAAATCTCTCTTGAAAAAAGCAATAATAAAATTTTTTTTCAAATAAAAGACAACGGAACCGGAATCCCCAAAGAAGATCAAAAATATATTTTTCAAAAATTTTCCGAAAAAGCAATAATAAAATTTTTTTTCAAATAA
- a CDS encoding HAMP domain-containing histidine kinase produces MYFSKIFRKSNNKIFFQIKDNGTGIPKEDQKYIFQKFFRAKNVLRYQTSGTGLGLYIAKNIIKRLGGKIGFHSEENKGSVFWFTLPIK; encoded by the coding sequence ATATATTTTTCAAAAATTTTCCGAAAAAGCAATAATAAAATTTTTTTTCAAATAAAAGACAACGGAACCGGAATCCCCAAAGAAGATCAAAAATATATTTTTCAAAAATTTTTCCGAGCCAAAAATGTCCTGAGATATCAAACCTCGGGCACGGGATTGGGTCTTTATATTGCCAAAAATATTATAAAAAGATTGGGGGGTAAAATCGGCTTTCATTCGGAAGAAAATAAAGGGTCTGTCTTTTGGTTTACACTACCAATTAAATAA
- a CDS encoding response regulator, translating to MKKILFIEDESILQKTLTNLLQNEGYEVISALDGKTGLQLVKEKKPDLILLDLVLPKMHGFDVFKKLKEDEETKNIPIIVLTNLEEIGDIEKALELGATTYLVKAQYTLGEVVEKIKKAIEG from the coding sequence ATGAAAAAAATTTTATTTATTGAAGATGAATCAATTCTTCAAAAAACCCTTACCAACCTCCTTCAAAATGAAGGATATGAAGTAATTAGCGCTTTGGATGGAAAAACCGGTCTCCAATTAGTCAAAGAAAAAAAACCGGATTTAATTTTACTTGATTTGGTTTTGCCAAAAATGCATGGCTTTGATGTTTTTAAAAAATTAAAAGAAGATGAAGAAACAAAAAATATTCCTATTATTGTTTTAACTAATCTGGAAGAAATAGGAGACATTGAAAAAGCCCTGGAATTGGGCGCAACAACTTATTTAGTTAAGGCCCAATATACGTTAGGGGAAGTGGTGGAGAAAATAAAAAAAGCCATAGAAGGGTAA
- a CDS encoding GspE/PulE family protein has translation MRVEPQQLKAFLLDADLIKEEEFERVVKKAEKENQTISHILISEGLISHEELIKLEAYILGIPFVNLEKEIIPSEVLRIIPEPIAFSHNIVAFRKKGNDLEIAMLDPEDLKTIEFIKKTANLRILPRLTNQESIKNVLRQYQKTLKVEIGEIIKKDGAFFPATALEQEIPKEELQKIAKELPVIKIVDTLIKHAILQRASDIHIEPMEKEIIVRYRIDGVLRETMTFPKSASSGIVARIKILSNLKLDEYRLPQDGRFKVENKEHRYSLRVSIMPIFEGEKIVVRLLPETTKAPGLEELGLRNKGLEWTKDNLKKPVGMILLTGPTGCGKTTTLYSALETLNTPGVNISTIEDPIEYQIPRINQTQVNPKIGLTFASGLRALIRQDPDIIMVGEIRDNETASLAINSALTGHLVLSTLHTNSAAGAIPRLIDMKVEPFLISSTLNIIVAQRLVRRLCPEKEKYRLSDSELKQIAKYCNLNLLLKSLKEEKIIKPKMTWKDVDFYRPKKTRECPDGYQGRIGIFEVLPVTETIKELIIKEAASDQIQIQAKKEGMKTMLEDGFIKAIQGITSIEEVMRVIIE, from the coding sequence ATGCGAGTAGAGCCCCAACAATTAAAAGCCTTTTTATTGGATGCGGATTTAATCAAAGAAGAAGAATTTGAAAGAGTGGTAAAAAAAGCTGAAAAAGAGAATCAGACAATCAGCCATATTTTGATTTCCGAAGGCCTGATTAGCCATGAAGAATTAATTAAATTAGAGGCCTATATTTTAGGCATTCCTTTTGTCAATTTGGAAAAAGAAATTATTCCCTCCGAGGTTTTAAGAATTATTCCCGAGCCAATTGCTTTTTCTCATAATATCGTTGCCTTTAGAAAAAAAGGAAACGATTTGGAGATAGCCATGCTTGACCCCGAGGACTTAAAGACAATCGAATTTATTAAAAAAACCGCCAATTTGAGAATTTTACCTCGCCTGACCAATCAAGAAAGCATAAAAAATGTTTTAAGGCAATATCAAAAGACGCTGAAAGTAGAAATTGGGGAAATTATTAAAAAAGACGGCGCTTTTTTTCCTGCCACAGCCCTAGAACAAGAAATTCCAAAAGAAGAATTACAAAAAATAGCCAAAGAATTGCCGGTGATTAAAATTGTTGACACTTTGATTAAGCACGCCATCCTTCAACGAGCTTCTGATATTCATATTGAACCAATGGAAAAGGAAATAATTGTTCGCTATCGAATTGATGGGGTTTTAAGAGAAACAATGACTTTTCCCAAAAGCGCTTCTTCAGGCATTGTCGCTCGAATAAAAATCCTTTCTAATTTAAAATTAGATGAATACCGGCTTCCCCAAGATGGTCGCTTTAAAGTTGAAAACAAAGAACATCGTTATTCTCTCAGGGTTTCAATCATGCCTATTTTTGAAGGAGAAAAAATAGTAGTTCGTCTTTTACCAGAAACAACCAAGGCCCCTGGTTTGGAAGAATTGGGGTTAAGAAATAAGGGATTAGAGTGGACTAAGGATAATCTAAAAAAACCAGTCGGCATGATTTTACTAACCGGACCTACCGGCTGCGGTAAAACGACCACCCTCTATTCAGCGTTGGAGACCTTAAACACTCCCGGGGTTAATATTTCCACTATTGAGGACCCGATTGAATATCAAATTCCCAGAATTAACCAAACTCAAGTTAATCCTAAAATTGGCTTAACCTTTGCCTCGGGCCTCAGAGCTTTAATCAGGCAGGATCCGGACATTATTATGGTTGGTGAAATTAGAGACAATGAAACCGCTTCCTTGGCAATTAATTCCGCTTTGACCGGCCATTTGGTTTTATCAACCCTTCATACCAATTCAGCTGCCGGAGCTATTCCCAGATTGATTGATATGAAAGTAGAGCCATTTTTAATTTCCTCCACCCTAAACATTATTGTTGCCCAACGACTGGTCAGAAGATTATGTCCGGAAAAAGAAAAATACAGATTATCGGATTCGGAACTAAAGCAGATTGCCAAATATTGTAATTTAAACCTTCTTCTTAAATCTCTCAAAGAAGAAAAAATTATCAAGCCCAAAATGACTTGGAAAGATGTTGATTTTTATCGGCCTAAAAAAACCAGAGAATGTCCTGATGGCTATCAAGGCCGAATTGGTATTTTTGAAGTTTTGCCAGTGACAGAAACCATTAAAGAATTAATTATTAAAGAAGCTGCTTCCGACCAAATTCAAATTCAAGCCAAAAAAGAAGGAATGAAAACAATGCTTGAAGACGGTTTTATAAAAGCCATTCAGGGAATAACCAGTATTGAGGAAGTGATGAGAGTGATTATTGAGTAA
- a CDS encoding type II secretion system F family protein has product MPKYFYIAKSLKGEEKYGTLETKDEKELVQTLRQEGYFLIKAELEEKQIQGSAWWEIGRVSLVEKIIFTRNLKLMVSAGVSLPRSLLVLANLTKNQKFKKILLKVREEVIKGKGFSDSLAKHPRVFSELFINMVKVGEESGTIEGVLKILTEQQEKENEIKTKIKGAMIYPMVIISTMIGMGILMMILVVPQLAETFQELNVELPLLTKLVISFGVFLAERWLSFILIILFLFILLKILLKTKTGKTISDKIILKIPVISPIVKKTYSAYTVRTLGSLISAGVPIVRSLEIVSRTLGNVFFKEAIVEAAERIKKGGKLSEAISSYDNLFSHLVIEMVGVGEETGQTSEILAKLADFFEEEVATITKNLSTIIEPILLLLVGIAVGLFAISIIQPIYSMLGAVR; this is encoded by the coding sequence ATGCCAAAGTATTTCTATATCGCCAAGTCATTAAAAGGAGAAGAAAAATATGGAACATTGGAAACTAAAGACGAGAAAGAATTAGTTCAAACCCTCCGCCAAGAGGGTTATTTTTTAATAAAAGCCGAATTAGAAGAGAAACAAATTCAAGGTTCGGCTTGGTGGGAAATTGGTCGGGTTTCCTTGGTTGAAAAAATAATCTTTACTCGAAATTTGAAATTAATGGTCTCAGCCGGTGTTTCTCTTCCCCGTTCTCTTTTGGTTTTAGCCAACCTAACCAAAAACCAAAAATTTAAAAAGATTTTATTAAAAGTAAGAGAAGAAGTTATTAAAGGAAAAGGTTTTTCCGATTCCTTAGCCAAACACCCCCGGGTTTTTTCAGAACTCTTTATTAATATGGTAAAAGTGGGCGAAGAGTCAGGGACTATAGAAGGGGTTTTAAAAATTTTGACCGAACAACAGGAAAAGGAAAATGAAATTAAGACAAAAATAAAAGGAGCGATGATTTATCCGATGGTTATAATTTCAACCATGATTGGAATGGGAATTCTAATGATGATATTGGTTGTTCCCCAATTAGCCGAAACCTTTCAAGAACTGAATGTTGAACTTCCACTTCTTACTAAATTGGTAATTTCTTTCGGTGTTTTTTTGGCTGAAAGGTGGCTTTCCTTTATTTTAATAATTCTTTTTCTTTTCATTTTATTAAAAATTCTTTTAAAAACAAAAACCGGCAAAACAATAAGCGATAAAATAATTTTAAAAATTCCTGTTATTTCCCCGATTGTTAAAAAAACTTATTCAGCTTATACCGTTAGAACATTGGGCTCTCTAATTTCAGCCGGGGTGCCTATTGTTAGGTCTTTAGAAATTGTTTCCCGAACCTTGGGCAATGTTTTTTTTAAAGAAGCAATAGTTGAGGCAGCCGAAAGGATAAAAAAAGGAGGGAAACTTTCAGAAGCAATAAGCTCTTATGACAACCTTTTTTCACATTTGGTTATTGAGATGGTGGGGGTTGGTGAAGAAACCGGCCAGACCTCGGAAATTTTAGCCAAATTAGCTGATTTTTTTGAGGAAGAGGTGGCTACAATTACTAAAAATTTATCTACTATTATTGAGCCAATTTTACTTCTTTTGGTTGGCATTGCGGTTGGTCTTTTTGCCATTTCAATTATTCAGCCGATTTATTCAATGTTGGGAG